A genomic segment from Nocardiopsis sp. Huas11 encodes:
- a CDS encoding FdhF/YdeP family oxidoreductase produces MDERAPDGDIDEDALRVGEPGRAAAGLTGVLVSLQRSREHMGLGRTVRTLPLINQRAGFDCPGCAWPDPREDEGERRKPAEFCENGAKAVAEEATTRRIGPDFFARYSVAELAERTEHWLGRQGRLTRPMILRRGESHYRPIGWDAAFEAIAESLSSLGSPDEAAFYTSGRTSNEAAFAYQLLVRCFGTNNLPDCSNMCHESSGVALTETIGIGTGSVSLSDVEHADLVLVLGQNPGTNHPRMLASLEKVKRRGGRIVAVNPLPEAGLLRFRNPQKPSGIVGRGTALADEFAQIRIGGDLALLRALTGLLVLADDEAPGTVLDQAFIESHTHGFAEFADQVRRVDWAATERATGLDREQIERIARMLIDSERTVVCWAMGLTQQKQGVATIKEVVNLMLLRGMIGRPGSGLCPVRGHSNVQGDRTMGIFEKMPESFLGALEREFGVTVPHEHGMDTVEVLHGMHDGRVRALIAMGGNFASATPDTEATEQALRGCALTVHVSTKLNRSHVVPGDTALILPTLGRTERDVQESGEQFVTVEDSMSVVHASRGRLRPASGHLLSEVAIVCRLARSLLGENHPVQWEEFERDYDRIRDRIAGVVPGCADYNRRVREPDGFVMPHPPRDSRTFPTATGRAEFTVNVPEPIEVPAGRLLLQTLRSHDQYNTTIYGLSDRYRGIEDARRVVMVNDADIAELGFTDGDLVDLVSEWTDPHGGLEERHAKRFRIVSYPTARGCAAAYYPEANPLVPLGSVADRSNTPVSKAVVVRLEAHQHSVG; encoded by the coding sequence ATGGACGAGCGCGCTCCCGACGGTGACATCGACGAGGACGCGCTGCGCGTCGGTGAGCCCGGCCGTGCCGCGGCGGGGCTCACCGGGGTCCTGGTCTCGCTCCAGCGCAGCCGGGAACACATGGGCCTGGGGCGAACCGTGCGGACGCTGCCGCTGATCAACCAGCGGGCCGGATTCGACTGCCCCGGCTGCGCGTGGCCGGATCCGCGCGAAGACGAGGGTGAGCGGCGCAAACCCGCCGAGTTCTGCGAGAACGGGGCGAAGGCGGTCGCGGAGGAGGCGACCACCCGCCGGATCGGTCCGGACTTCTTCGCCCGGTACTCGGTCGCCGAGCTGGCCGAGCGCACCGAGCACTGGCTCGGCCGGCAGGGCCGGCTGACCCGGCCGATGATCCTGCGCCGCGGGGAGAGCCACTACCGGCCGATCGGCTGGGACGCGGCGTTCGAGGCCATCGCCGAGAGCCTGTCCTCGCTCGGCTCCCCCGACGAGGCGGCGTTCTACACCTCGGGCCGCACCAGCAACGAGGCGGCGTTCGCCTACCAGCTGCTGGTGCGGTGCTTCGGCACCAACAATCTCCCCGACTGCTCCAACATGTGCCACGAGTCGTCAGGGGTGGCGCTGACGGAGACCATCGGGATCGGTACCGGTTCGGTCTCCCTGTCCGACGTCGAGCACGCGGACCTGGTCCTGGTCCTCGGGCAGAACCCGGGCACCAACCACCCGCGCATGCTGGCGTCGCTGGAGAAGGTCAAGCGCCGCGGCGGCCGGATCGTGGCGGTCAACCCGCTGCCGGAGGCCGGGCTGCTCCGGTTCAGGAACCCGCAGAAGCCGAGCGGGATCGTGGGTCGGGGCACCGCGTTGGCGGACGAGTTCGCGCAGATCCGGATCGGCGGTGATCTCGCGCTGCTCCGTGCCCTGACCGGGCTGTTGGTGCTCGCCGACGACGAGGCGCCGGGCACGGTGCTGGACCAGGCGTTCATCGAGTCCCATACGCACGGGTTCGCGGAGTTCGCCGACCAGGTACGGCGCGTCGACTGGGCTGCGACCGAACGCGCGACCGGGCTCGACAGAGAGCAGATCGAGCGGATCGCGCGCATGCTGATCGACTCCGAGCGCACCGTGGTGTGCTGGGCGATGGGCCTGACCCAGCAGAAGCAGGGGGTGGCGACCATCAAGGAGGTCGTCAACCTGATGCTGCTGCGGGGGATGATCGGCAGGCCGGGGTCCGGGCTGTGCCCGGTGCGCGGGCACTCCAACGTGCAGGGCGACCGCACCATGGGCATCTTCGAGAAGATGCCCGAGTCGTTCCTGGGCGCGCTGGAGCGCGAGTTCGGGGTCACGGTGCCGCACGAACACGGTATGGACACCGTCGAGGTGCTGCACGGCATGCACGACGGGCGCGTCAGGGCGCTGATCGCCATGGGCGGGAACTTCGCCTCCGCCACACCGGACACCGAGGCCACCGAGCAGGCACTGCGCGGCTGCGCGCTGACGGTGCACGTGTCGACGAAGCTCAACCGGTCGCACGTCGTGCCGGGCGACACCGCGCTGATCCTGCCCACACTCGGCCGCACCGAGCGGGACGTCCAGGAGTCGGGGGAGCAGTTCGTCACCGTCGAGGACTCGATGTCGGTGGTGCACGCCTCCCGGGGCAGGCTCCGCCCGGCGAGCGGGCATCTGCTGTCCGAGGTCGCGATCGTCTGCCGGCTCGCCCGCAGTCTGCTGGGCGAGAACCATCCGGTGCAATGGGAGGAGTTCGAGCGCGACTACGACCGCATCCGCGACCGCATCGCGGGGGTCGTGCCGGGCTGCGCGGACTACAACCGGCGGGTGCGCGAGCCGGACGGGTTCGTCATGCCGCACCCGCCCCGCGACTCCCGGACCTTTCCGACCGCGACCGGGCGGGCCGAGTTCACGGTCAACGTCCCGGAACCGATCGAGGTCCCCGCCGGCAGGCTGCTGCTGCAGACACTGCGCAGCCACGACCAGTACAACACCACGATCTACGGCCTGTCCGACCGCTACCGCGGCATCGAGGACGCGCGCCGCGTGGTGATGGTCAACGACGCCGACATCGCCGAGCTCGGCTTCACCGACGGGGACCTGGTCGACCTGGTCTCGGAGTGGACCGATCCGCACGGCGGCCTGGAGGAGCGTCACGCCAAACGGTTCCGGATCGTATCCTACCCGACGGCCCGCGGGTGCGCCGCCGCCTACTACCCTGAGGCGAACCCGCTGGTACCGCTCGGATCTGTGGCGGACCGGTCCAACACCCCGGTGTCGAAGGCGGTCGTGGTGCGGTTGGAGGCCCACCAACACTCGGTGGGCTGA
- a CDS encoding BCCT family transporter — MITAPRVFWPSVILVTAFVAAAVLFTETVSAAVTTIQDTVIGTFGWYYILIVCAFVVFSIRVGLGRFGDIKLGPDDEEPEFRLSTWFSMLFAAGMGIGLVFWGVAEPLNHFAAPKPSVEGTPHELAQHSLVQTFLHWGLHPWAIYVVVGLAIAYAIHRKNRPVSIRWALEPVLGKERVKGWAGDLIDTIAVVGTLFGVATSLGLGVLQIASGLDFLGLVADPGNWTYIILIGAITALAVFSVTTGVKRGIKWLSQINMGLATVLLLIVLFTGPTLFIFREFVQSIGLYFQNLLQLSFDTSALEGAEGAQWQGWWTTFYWGWWMSWAPFVGVFIARISRGRTVREFVTGVLLVPTAVTFLWLTVFGGSALYRELFGAGGGVAADGSVDTESALFTLLGDLPGGTLLVAGGVVLIVLFFVTSSDSGSLVVDMLASGGNPETPVWSRVFWATAEGLVAIALLLAGGLSALQVGAILIALPFSVVMLVMCVATWKQFAEERHRQIRLQRKLEREKLAEQVSQDLLEGDEFTEQVSQQLLDGDDFTGQISQSLIEEGWTEPNGNGNGAKPPNATRAATTEGKG; from the coding sequence ATGATCACTGCCCCCAGGGTCTTCTGGCCCTCAGTGATTCTGGTGACCGCGTTCGTGGCGGCCGCGGTGCTCTTCACCGAGACCGTGTCCGCGGCGGTCACCACCATTCAGGACACGGTGATCGGCACGTTCGGGTGGTACTACATCCTGATCGTGTGCGCGTTCGTGGTGTTCTCGATCCGGGTGGGTCTCGGCCGCTTCGGCGACATCAAGCTCGGACCCGACGACGAGGAGCCCGAGTTCCGGCTCAGCACGTGGTTCTCGATGCTGTTCGCCGCGGGGATGGGCATCGGCCTGGTGTTCTGGGGCGTCGCGGAGCCGCTGAACCACTTCGCCGCCCCCAAACCGAGCGTCGAGGGCACGCCGCACGAGCTCGCCCAGCACTCGCTGGTACAGACCTTCCTGCACTGGGGCCTGCATCCGTGGGCGATCTACGTGGTCGTCGGCCTGGCCATCGCGTACGCGATCCACCGCAAGAACCGCCCGGTGTCGATCCGCTGGGCCCTGGAGCCGGTGCTGGGCAAGGAGCGGGTGAAGGGGTGGGCCGGCGATCTGATCGACACCATCGCGGTCGTCGGCACCCTGTTCGGCGTGGCCACCTCGCTCGGCCTCGGTGTCCTGCAGATCGCCTCCGGGCTCGACTTCCTCGGCCTCGTCGCCGACCCGGGCAACTGGACGTACATCATCCTGATCGGCGCGATCACCGCGCTGGCCGTCTTCTCGGTGACCACCGGCGTCAAGCGCGGGATCAAGTGGCTGTCCCAGATCAACATGGGTCTCGCCACCGTGCTGCTGCTCATCGTGCTCTTCACGGGGCCGACGCTGTTCATCTTCCGGGAGTTCGTGCAGTCGATCGGGCTGTACTTCCAGAACCTGCTGCAGTTGAGCTTCGACACCAGCGCGCTGGAAGGCGCCGAGGGCGCCCAGTGGCAAGGCTGGTGGACGACCTTCTACTGGGGCTGGTGGATGTCCTGGGCGCCGTTCGTCGGCGTGTTCATCGCGCGGATCTCGCGCGGCCGTACGGTGCGCGAGTTCGTCACCGGCGTCCTGCTGGTGCCGACCGCGGTCACGTTCCTGTGGCTCACCGTGTTCGGCGGCAGCGCCCTGTACCGCGAGTTGTTCGGTGCGGGGGGCGGTGTGGCGGCGGACGGGTCCGTGGACACCGAGTCCGCGCTCTTCACGCTGCTCGGCGACCTGCCGGGAGGAACCCTGCTGGTCGCGGGCGGGGTCGTCCTCATCGTGCTGTTCTTCGTGACCTCGTCGGACTCCGGTTCGCTCGTGGTCGACATGCTGGCCTCGGGGGGCAACCCCGAGACGCCGGTGTGGAGCCGGGTGTTCTGGGCCACGGCCGAGGGACTGGTCGCCATCGCGCTGCTGCTCGCGGGCGGCCTGAGCGCCCTCCAGGTCGGCGCCATCCTCATCGCGTTGCCGTTCAGCGTCGTCATGCTGGTGATGTGCGTGGCGACGTGGAAGCAATTCGCCGAGGAGCGCCACCGCCAGATCCGGCTCCAGCGCAAGCTGGAGCGCGAGAAGCTCGCCGAACAGGTCTCGCAGGACCTGCTGGAGGGCGACGAGTTCACCGAACAGGTCTCCCAGCAGCTTCTCGACGGGGACGACTTCACCGGACAGATCTCGCAGAGCCTGATCGAGGAGGGCTGGACGGAGCCGAACGGCAACGGCAACGGCGCGAAGCCGCCGAACGCGACACGCGCCGCGACGACCGAAGGCAAGGGGTGA
- a CDS encoding GntR family transcriptional regulator: protein MGTQVNESSSGISLADQAYILIRDRLVMLEIQPGEPINEDRLSTELDMGRTPIREALKRLERDRMVVAYPRRGTFATDVHIADLAHISQVRRTLEPLAASSAAERATPADRAELTELRSRLEDDRGHDNAALLRTDVSVHRAIYRCVYNPFLEDTLISYDNLATRIWCVFIPRLSEVAGHVDEHIPLLTAVIEGDADKAAELALEHVAGFERAIRALI from the coding sequence ATGGGAACACAGGTCAATGAGTCATCCTCGGGCATCTCGCTGGCCGACCAGGCCTACATCCTGATCCGCGACCGCCTGGTCATGTTGGAGATCCAGCCGGGCGAGCCGATCAACGAGGACCGGCTCAGCACAGAACTCGACATGGGCCGCACGCCGATCCGCGAGGCGTTGAAGCGCCTGGAGCGGGATCGCATGGTCGTCGCCTACCCCCGGCGCGGCACGTTCGCTACCGACGTGCACATCGCGGACCTGGCGCACATCTCGCAGGTGCGGCGCACCCTGGAGCCGCTGGCCGCCTCCTCGGCCGCCGAGCGGGCCACCCCCGCCGACCGCGCCGAGCTCACCGAGCTGCGGTCCCGCCTGGAGGACGACCGCGGGCACGACAACGCCGCCCTGCTGCGCACCGACGTCAGTGTGCACCGAGCGATCTACCGATGCGTGTACAACCCCTTCCTGGAGGACACGCTGATCTCCTACGACAACCTCGCCACCAGGATCTGGTGCGTCTTCATCCCCCGGCTCTCCGAGGTCGCCGGCCACGTGGACGAGCACATCCCGCTGCTGACCGCCGTCATCGAGGGCGACGCCGACAAGGCCGCGGAGCTCGCGCTGGAACACGTCGCCGGATTCGAGCGCGCCATCCGCGCCCTCATCTGA
- a CDS encoding sarcosine oxidase subunit gamma has protein sequence MTADTSIRTSPLAAWQDRLAGLAPALTAVERPFLTQLTVRASDPVAVARMGEALGVAFPGDPCAFTRGRGSFGDVAVLWLGPDEFLVMAGPDLRIPVEDVLRTALRPSPGAVVDTSAQRTAVALSGPHVRDVLAHGCAIDLHPSAAPTGTCVQTLLARAGIVLRVDDAGAGAFTVLVRSSFAGYLAAWLSDACVEYRAALS, from the coding sequence GTGACGGCTGACACCAGCATCCGCACCAGCCCGCTCGCCGCGTGGCAGGACCGACTCGCCGGCCTCGCGCCCGCGCTGACGGCGGTCGAGCGGCCGTTCCTGACCCAGCTCACCGTGCGGGCCTCGGATCCGGTCGCCGTGGCCAGGATGGGCGAGGCGCTGGGCGTCGCGTTCCCCGGCGACCCGTGCGCGTTCACCCGGGGACGGGGCTCCTTCGGCGACGTCGCGGTGCTGTGGCTGGGACCGGACGAGTTCCTCGTGATGGCCGGGCCCGACCTGCGGATCCCGGTCGAGGACGTGCTCCGCACGGCGCTGCGCCCCTCGCCGGGCGCGGTCGTGGACACCTCGGCCCAGCGCACGGCGGTGGCGTTGTCGGGGCCGCACGTGCGGGACGTCCTCGCCCACGGCTGTGCCATCGACCTGCACCCCTCGGCGGCGCCGACGGGGACCTGCGTGCAGACCCTGCTCGCCAGGGCCGGGATCGTCCTGCGGGTCGACGACGCCGGGGCCGGCGCGTTCACCGTGCTGGTCAGGTCCTCCTTCGCCGGGTATCTCGCCGCGTGGCTGAGCGACGCCTGTGTCGAGTACCGGGCGGCCCTGTCATGA
- a CDS encoding sarcosine oxidase subunit beta family protein, which translates to MTDPVSPAQPPGAHLPDHPDFLWDDPDPRASYDVVIVGGGGHGLATAYYLAKVHGITNVAVLEKGWLAGGNMARNTTIIRSNYLWDESSGIYEHSLKLWERLEEDLDYPILFDQRGVLNLAHSLQDVRDSVRRVNANRLNGVDAEWLDPQQVKEVCPIVNISPDVRYPVMGATFQPRAGIAKHDYVAWGYARAAHEMGVDLIQNCEVTGIERAGDRVTAVRTTRGRIAAGRVALCAAGHSSVVAAMAGLRLPLASHPLQALVSELLEPVHPTVVMSNAVHVYVSQAHKGELVMGAGIDSYNGYGQRGSFHIIEEQMSAALELFPVFARAHLLRTWAGIVDVSPDASPIVGLTPVDGLYLNCGWGTGGFKATPGVGDCFAHTIAHDKPHRFNEPFTLERFTTGALVDEHGAAAVAH; encoded by the coding sequence ATGACCGACCCCGTGTCCCCGGCCCAGCCGCCCGGAGCACACCTGCCCGACCACCCCGACTTCCTGTGGGACGACCCGGACCCGAGGGCCTCCTACGACGTCGTGATCGTCGGCGGCGGCGGGCACGGCCTGGCCACCGCGTACTACCTCGCCAAGGTGCACGGCATCACGAACGTGGCGGTGCTGGAGAAGGGGTGGCTGGCCGGCGGCAACATGGCCCGCAACACCACGATCATCCGCTCCAACTACCTGTGGGACGAGAGCTCGGGCATCTACGAGCACTCGTTGAAGCTGTGGGAGCGCCTGGAGGAGGACCTCGACTACCCGATCCTCTTCGACCAGCGCGGGGTGCTCAACCTCGCGCACAGCCTGCAGGACGTGCGCGACAGCGTGCGGCGGGTCAACGCCAACCGGCTCAACGGCGTCGACGCCGAGTGGTTGGACCCCCAGCAGGTCAAAGAGGTCTGCCCGATCGTCAACATCTCGCCGGACGTGCGCTACCCCGTCATGGGGGCCACGTTCCAGCCGCGGGCCGGCATCGCCAAGCACGACTACGTCGCCTGGGGCTACGCGCGGGCCGCGCACGAGATGGGCGTCGACCTCATCCAGAACTGCGAGGTCACCGGCATCGAGAGGGCGGGTGACCGGGTCACCGCGGTGCGCACCACCCGCGGGCGCATCGCCGCTGGCCGCGTCGCGCTGTGCGCGGCGGGCCACAGCTCGGTCGTGGCCGCGATGGCCGGCCTGCGGCTACCGCTCGCGTCGCACCCGTTGCAGGCGCTGGTCTCGGAACTGCTCGAACCCGTGCATCCGACCGTGGTGATGTCCAACGCCGTGCACGTCTACGTGTCCCAGGCGCACAAGGGCGAACTCGTCATGGGCGCGGGCATCGACAGCTACAACGGCTACGGCCAGCGGGGCTCGTTCCACATCATCGAGGAGCAGATGTCCGCCGCGCTGGAGCTGTTCCCGGTCTTCGCCAGGGCGCACCTGCTGCGGACCTGGGCGGGCATCGTCGACGTGAGCCCGGACGCCTCCCCCATCGTCGGCCTCACCCCGGTCGATGGCCTCTACCTCAACTGCGGCTGGGGCACCGGCGGGTTCAAGGCCACCCCCGGCGTCGGTGACTGCTTCGCGCACACCATCGCCCACGACAAACCGCACCGGTTCAACGAGCCGTTCACCCTCGAACGGTTCACCACCGGCGCCCTCGTCGACGAGCACGGCGCCGCCGCCGTGGCGCACTGA
- a CDS encoding 2Fe-2S iron-sulfur cluster-binding protein, which yields MSANLRLPSGGLVDRDTTLRFTFNGRSMTGHRGDTLASALLANGEHLIGTSVKYGRPRGIVAAGSEDPTSLVQIEQPFPEPMLTATTVELYDGLVAHGLPGQGRLASEPDPARYDAKHVHCDVLVVGAGPAGLVAALTAARAGVRVVLVDEQNQAGGSLLGTREYLDERPSAEWVAGIVAELRAAPGVLVLDRTTAFGAYQDGFVLALQRRTDHLGFDAPADTARQRVWRIRAGRTVIATGAHERPVVFADNDRPGIMLAGSARTFLHRYGVLPGTRAVVFTTNDSAYEAAIDLARAGLDVAAVVDARPAAPGVLAARCAAHGIEVRTGHAVTGTEGGDRVTGARVTPLPGTDGTADTVDCDTLLVSGGWNPVVHLFSQAQGTLRYDDGLGAFVPGQELPTVRVAGSANGALDLASCARQGWEAGCEAALATGSRPDEVALPVSAAPAAGRPALVLWRVPGEPEDGAADTRFVDLQRDATVSDVLRATGAGLRSLEHVKRYTTIGTAHDQGKTSGMIAAGLVAEALGVGLSEQRPTTFRPPYTPVSFAALAGRDRGELLDPVRVTALHPWHVERGALFEDVGQWKRPWYFPLPGEDMDTAVLRECRAAREGVALMDGSTLGKIDVQGRDAGRFLDMLYTNKMSGLKVGKVRYGVMCGVDGMVIDDGTVLRLAEDRFLVTTTTGNAAMVLDWMEEWLQTEWPHLDVYAASVTEHWVTIPLVGPRSRDVLAALAPELDVSNEAFEFMAWRDTVLSVGEGVPARVCRISFSGELAYEINVTAWHGLAVWEALVAAGERYGITPYGTETMHVLRAEKGYPIIGQDTDATVTPQDLGMSWAVSKKKVDFIGKRSFARAENNRPDRKQFVGLLPVDPDVRLPEGAQVVDTDRLPQPPVRMLGHVTSSYRSDALGRTFALAVVRSGRERVGETLHVPVGDDLVPVTVTESVLYDKEGARRDG from the coding sequence ATGAGCGCGAACCTCCGCCTGCCCTCCGGAGGCCTCGTCGACAGGGACACCACGCTGCGGTTCACCTTCAACGGCCGGTCGATGACCGGACACCGCGGGGACACCCTGGCGTCCGCACTGCTGGCCAACGGCGAGCACCTGATCGGCACCAGCGTCAAGTACGGGAGGCCGCGCGGCATCGTGGCGGCGGGGTCGGAGGACCCGACCTCGCTGGTGCAGATCGAGCAGCCGTTCCCGGAGCCGATGCTGACCGCGACCACGGTCGAGCTCTACGACGGACTCGTGGCCCACGGCCTGCCCGGACAGGGCAGGCTGGCGTCCGAGCCGGACCCGGCCCGCTACGACGCCAAGCACGTGCACTGCGACGTCCTCGTCGTCGGCGCCGGGCCCGCGGGCCTGGTGGCGGCGCTCACCGCCGCCCGCGCCGGTGTCCGGGTCGTCCTGGTCGACGAACAGAACCAGGCCGGCGGCTCGCTGCTCGGCACCCGTGAGTACCTCGACGAGCGGCCGTCGGCGGAGTGGGTGGCCGGCATCGTGGCGGAGCTGCGGGCGGCCCCCGGCGTGCTGGTCCTGGACCGTACCACCGCGTTCGGCGCCTACCAGGACGGTTTCGTGCTCGCCCTGCAGCGCCGCACCGACCACCTCGGCTTCGACGCGCCCGCCGACACGGCCCGACAGCGGGTCTGGCGGATCAGGGCGGGGCGGACCGTGATCGCCACCGGCGCCCACGAGCGGCCCGTCGTCTTCGCCGACAACGACCGTCCCGGCATCATGCTGGCCGGATCGGCGCGCACCTTCCTGCACCGCTACGGGGTCCTTCCCGGCACGCGGGCGGTCGTCTTCACGACCAACGACAGCGCCTACGAGGCGGCGATCGACCTCGCCAGGGCCGGGCTGGACGTGGCGGCGGTCGTCGACGCCAGGCCCGCGGCCCCCGGCGTCCTCGCCGCGCGGTGCGCCGCCCACGGCATCGAGGTGCGCACCGGTCACGCCGTCACCGGCACCGAAGGCGGGGACCGGGTCACCGGCGCCCGCGTCACCCCGCTGCCCGGTACGGACGGGACCGCCGACACCGTCGACTGCGACACCCTCTTGGTCTCCGGCGGCTGGAACCCGGTCGTGCACCTGTTCAGCCAGGCCCAGGGCACGCTCCGCTACGACGACGGCCTCGGCGCGTTCGTTCCCGGCCAGGAGCTGCCGACCGTGCGCGTGGCCGGGTCGGCGAACGGCGCGTTGGACCTGGCCTCGTGCGCGAGGCAGGGCTGGGAGGCCGGGTGCGAGGCCGCGCTCGCCACGGGCTCGCGCCCCGACGAGGTCGCACTGCCGGTGTCGGCCGCGCCGGCCGCCGGACGACCCGCCCTGGTGCTGTGGCGCGTCCCGGGAGAGCCCGAGGACGGCGCGGCCGACACCCGCTTCGTCGACCTCCAGCGCGACGCCACGGTGTCCGACGTCCTGCGCGCGACCGGCGCGGGGCTGCGCTCGCTGGAGCACGTCAAGCGGTACACGACCATCGGCACCGCGCACGACCAGGGCAAGACGTCCGGGATGATCGCCGCCGGCCTGGTCGCCGAGGCCCTGGGGGTCGGGCTCTCCGAGCAGCGGCCCACCACGTTCCGGCCGCCCTACACCCCGGTGTCGTTCGCCGCGCTGGCCGGGCGGGACCGCGGCGAACTGCTCGACCCGGTGCGCGTGACCGCGCTGCATCCCTGGCACGTCGAGCGCGGCGCGCTGTTCGAGGACGTGGGGCAGTGGAAGCGGCCCTGGTACTTCCCGCTGCCGGGCGAGGACATGGACACCGCTGTGCTGCGGGAGTGCCGTGCGGCCCGCGAGGGCGTCGCCCTCATGGACGGCTCGACCCTGGGCAAGATCGACGTCCAGGGCCGGGACGCGGGGCGGTTCCTCGACATGCTCTACACGAACAAGATGAGCGGCCTGAAGGTCGGCAAGGTCCGCTACGGGGTGATGTGCGGCGTCGACGGCATGGTCATCGACGACGGCACGGTCCTGCGGCTGGCCGAGGACCGGTTCCTGGTGACCACGACGACCGGCAACGCCGCGATGGTCCTGGACTGGATGGAGGAGTGGCTGCAGACCGAGTGGCCGCACCTGGACGTGTACGCCGCCTCGGTGACCGAGCACTGGGTCACGATCCCGCTGGTGGGGCCGCGCTCGCGCGACGTGCTCGCCGCGCTCGCCCCCGAGCTGGACGTGAGCAACGAGGCCTTCGAGTTCATGGCGTGGCGGGACACCGTGCTCTCGGTGGGAGAGGGCGTCCCGGCGCGGGTGTGCCGGATCAGCTTCTCCGGGGAGCTGGCCTACGAGATCAACGTGACCGCCTGGCACGGCCTCGCCGTCTGGGAGGCGCTCGTCGCCGCGGGCGAGCGGTACGGGATCACGCCGTACGGCACGGAGACCATGCACGTGCTGCGCGCGGAGAAGGGCTACCCGATCATCGGCCAGGACACCGACGCCACGGTCACGCCCCAGGACCTGGGGATGTCGTGGGCCGTGTCGAAGAAGAAGGTCGACTTCATCGGCAAGCGGTCGTTCGCCAGGGCGGAGAACAACCGGCCGGACCGCAAGCAGTTCGTCGGGCTGCTCCCGGTCGACCCGGACGTGCGGCTGCCCGAGGGCGCGCAGGTCGTGGACACCGACCGGCTCCCCCAGCCCCCGGTCCGCATGCTCGGCCACGTCACCTCCAGCTACCGCAGTGACGCGCTGGGCCGGACGTTCGCACTCGCCGTGGTGCGCTCCGGCCGCGAGCGAGTGGGCGAGACGCTCCACGTCCCCGTCGGGGACGACCTCGTACCGGTCACCGTGACCGAGTCCGTGCTCTACGACAAGGAAGGAGCCCGCCGTGACGGCTGA
- a CDS encoding sarcosine oxidase subunit delta yields MQLIPCPWCGPREESEFHYGGQAHVAYPEDPAALTDEEWARYVFFRDNPSGPFAERWSHSAGCRRWFNAVRDTRTHELLSVYRVGEPMPALGEVNS; encoded by the coding sequence ATGCAACTCATCCCCTGCCCGTGGTGCGGGCCGCGCGAGGAATCCGAGTTCCACTACGGCGGCCAGGCGCACGTCGCCTACCCCGAGGACCCGGCCGCGCTGACCGACGAGGAGTGGGCGCGCTACGTGTTCTTCCGCGACAACCCGAGCGGGCCGTTCGCGGAGCGGTGGAGCCACAGCGCGGGCTGCCGCCGCTGGTTCAACGCCGTCCGCGACACCAGGACCCACGAACTGCTGTCCGTCTACCGCGTCGGCGAGCCGATGCCCGCCCTGGGAGAGGTGAACTCATGA